The Triticum aestivum cultivar Chinese Spring chromosome 3A, IWGSC CS RefSeq v2.1, whole genome shotgun sequence genome includes a region encoding these proteins:
- the LOC123062723 gene encoding protein YIP4b — protein MSHNYGDTIPLHPSSAQSDMDEIESLMYDAPSATVLPARPPSPPRASIPISTSPPPPSSKPPLPASSVPIFVPQGPTPAPPASVSVAIGSEGFGPPPNTLTEPVWDTVKRDLARIVSNLKLVVFPNPNREDPGKALRDWDLWGPFFFIVFLGLTLSWSASVKKSEVFAVAFAVLAAGAIILTLNVLLLGGHIIFFQSLSLLGYCLFPLDVGALICLLKDNVILKIIVVTVTLAWSSWAAYPFMSAAVNPRRKALAIYPVFLMYISVGFLIIAID, from the exons atgtCGCACAACTACGGGGACACGATCCCGCTCCACCCGTCGTCGGCGCAGTCCGACATGGACGAGATCGAGAGCCTCATGTACGACGCGCCCTCCGCCACCGTCCTCCCCGCgcggccgccctccccgccgcgcgccTCCATCCCCATCTCCACCTCGCCTCCCCCGCCGTCCTCCAAGCCGCCCCTCCCCGCCTCCTCCGTCCCCATCTTCGTGCCCCAGGGGCCGACCCCCGCCCCGCCCGCGTCCGTCTCCGTTGCCATCGGCTCGGAAGGCTTCGGGCCCCCGCCCAACACGCTCACCGAGCCCGTCTGGGACACCGTCAAGCGCGACCTCGCACGCATCGTCAGCAACCTCAAGCTCGTCGTCTTCCCCAACCCCAACCGCGAGGACCCCGGCAAGGCGCTCAGGGACTGGGACCTctggggccccttcttcttcatcgtcttcctcgGCCTCACGCTGTCCTGGTCCGCCTCTGTTAAGAAG TCTGAAGTATTTGCTGTCGCGTTTGCTGTGCTGGCAGCTGGGGCTATAATCTTAACACTAAATGTTCTGCTTCTG GGTGGGCACATCATCTTCTTCCAAAGTCTCAGTCTCCTTGGCTATTGTTTGTTTCCTCTGGATGTTGGAGCCCTAATTTGCTTGCTGAAGGACAATGTCATACTAAAGATCATCGTGGTGACAGTCACACTGGCGTGGAGCTCCTGGGCTGCCTACCCATTCATGAGCGCTGCTGTGAACCCAAGGAGAAAGGCTCTGGCCATATATCCCGTATTCCTCATGTACATCTCGGTGGGGTTCCTCATAATTGCCATAGATTAG